One segment of Clavelina lepadiformis chromosome 2, kaClaLepa1.1, whole genome shotgun sequence DNA contains the following:
- the LOC143447160 gene encoding uncharacterized protein LOC143447160 isoform X5, translated as MSEKPSGLKAPSKISKLATKSSGIKPPSSSAKSASAPSGTQEDGDNFIIGDRVLVSGTKPGQVSFLGETQFAPGHWAGVVLDSPVGKNDGCVGGIRYFQCEPLHGVFARPNKLVKAKDTQKNGSAKTPENNKPSVAKPKTSTTKTPKAVALTAANLKAAGVGGSERPKSGIRSPASSIRSLKLGTTSSTRAAPKTGASDIKIGDRVVVGETKIGAVRFIGETEFAKGCWVGIELDEPVGKNDGSVAGKRYFSCTLNHGLFALIHKVQKVGFPATTPSRTKAAVGSAVKKRPGVRSPGSSNASVSSISSISSISKRPAKLRTEVSSRYKQKTAATGVQALQEALEEKQQHVESLMAERDMERNQMMEVNLTAAEKHAQLSKLQEAHENYMKEKEQELDSLRALIEEADRDKVQLSQELEESKRNVEDLQFQVEEGQICKDDLESDLLQLRGRYKEMGSSLHIERNRSTSLQTSLEETRASTVGDKSELDEQQRSLEAANGKIEELSLQLNEAQKEQPKVSEDDSRVFELEEQLVEARAGLEEQEDAIDKMKAKLKSIEEEKLELLNAVQDLESNATDMDELARASEAGAEQIRKLEQDLEDARQKCDGLNSSNAQLQQQLDEILQSSGDSNAQVKSLSETLHAKESKILELQSLLQESASAIKSLKNENDKHVSDSKSSESKIDELLQKNLDFEEKYKMLLSERDNRENELLASLQQDKEQLTNLENEKRTFEAMCGELETKASVFENEVTEIKSKSTEAENEWKLRFDSLEKEKDEAVKLQSGSEEQIVRLSEQLADLHKSHNNTKQMLENMSQQSGQETQHLLEQLNTAQEELTETNRKLKELQQEKDFAQRGLAELEGICSSIKEEKLKLHSQLEESETKLSQFSELKEDEIKELEDAKLILDHNLADALVRHKQETNDKDQHIAELRRSLSIAEEDKTAAFKASDGLQTALDNTKDKNQNLEHDITMKNNDLQNVTNSLNEFEQKYEHLQKESESLTNQIQTLKHNLDSALTSCDELRNNNSSLTRNLEEIQALITEKDTNIAGLETDISALKKNKDEQTAEIIKLKTSLGSLEKTKSGLQDDLARYSELSSESENKLQVEEEHRSTVKNFEEATANCDVINGQLQELSGSLHEKEDHLHRMKVERDRLKSLLTESEENSKSDDAQRMKVTDELEQTKSSLSEASKKVNSLQTTLDDSEVARNSLEASLALVEANCAGLNCKLVESNDDVEEKAKIIQALEKEKDLLTIESTKLNESLISSSDKVASLVEENSTKDAELVKIKENLHEKSEQAHNLQQQLDLKSNEQERLNEKVAHLNADMSSMREKLEASVAESEARNQRAVESVNALRNIETEKRTLEEKLKSITEQQGSVEQKSFQYLDKIQTLEKANGQLSSDIELQVDAYQKLQTIFDEIFNERDKLLAKCRDLETTLDNAHQEKLSTETLHRNKVKEMEDRENELQNEIKKNVEAFDTLKQKSEADENTLKLQIDDMDSLMSKLKDSEQRCTELGENVSKHLQDISNLQNEITGRTERQQKQNEEILHLKEICEEKSRTAEKLDKDLSDRNEEFKALVNEKENLQTNLDGLKTMLQETQVKLESYMKENETLNQNLNHVKSENTELVAKMQMNGEDLQKEMARISEEKVELKSNCDKLTAEIDAVKSELSTVTASSEQLRADLSKLRSDKEFVDNLLQSKTSEYGELHIRFSTLSVDNENFQTELATADSKLQDLSTEFTALKTAHDALTSELLTASSEKEALSQKLTESTELCRTHSSDLDATKSMNISLEEELSTLKTEISHFKKTIESMENALNDSKNKETRLQSNIEEITKARDQVISELDTAKQTLCNIETAKSALEENHQRLLKDLETSKGSADVQTQALSGQVNSLQQQLEQAQAEKVQLSSQITSLQSDLEVEKQGHVDAQDQLTEAEQHRIKLDDEKNFLRTELIKLQEGLSLKEAELQELKTERANFSSKNEELEVAIKEKEIKINEIIKVSEEEKEKLSMELEKINNELKQVQMEKSTLSTDLNEENKTLKVEMELLRSTNVKTDSDSQVKIESLLKERDEVLSEKKKFEDDLKELTAQLKIRDEEHVALSADKNKVSTELEKTSKELSLANQKFLSLQEDMKRLNGDERSHSEHISILEEEKKNLSSEKEALWAKLSKMEKSTPSLEARENALKKEFAAERNSLQKSLDITTSLVEEKNKEMEACRNEITYLKGEQVMLASLKSSVTQLEAEKLKLSERLQRTENELAMSKPTQANVNTAASEPADGSQVDFLNKVIFDQQLKMETLHKRITELENMALNGDDELDDTYDEGEHKRPAPRLFCDICDVFDQHDTEDCPTQSMGSTEMDHGADHHYTRGQERAYCDDCEVFGHTSYTCMQVASNDAIKFGHWTENCEEQEMY; from the exons ATGTCTGAGAAACCTTCAGGTCTAAAAGCGCcatcaaaaatttcaaaactcgCCACCAAATCAT CGGGAATAAAGCCACCTAGCAGTTCCGCCAAATCTGCTTCTGCTCCTAGTGGCACACAAGAAGATGGAGATAACTTCATAATAG GTGATAGAGTTCTAGTGAGCGGGACAAAGCCGGGTCAAGTTTCGTTTCTCGGAGAGACACAATTTGCTCCGGGTCATTGGGCTGGCGTTGTGTTAGATTCACCGGTTGGCAAAAACGATGGGTGTGTTGGAGGCATTAGATATTTTCAG TGTGAGCCTCTACATGGTGTATTTGCTCGACCAAATAAATTGGTGAAAGCCAAAGACACACAAAAGAATGGCTCAG CTAAAACTCCTGAAAACAACAAACCAAGCGTTGCAAAACCAAAAACATCGACGACAAAAACACCGAAAGCCGTCGCATTAACAGCAGCAAACTTGAAAGCGGCCGGGGTTGGAGGAAGCGAGCGACCAAAATCAG GTATACGAAGTCCAGCTTCATCAATAAGAAGCCTCAAATTAGGCACAACAAGCAGCACCAGAGCTGCCCCTAAGACCGGTGCATCTGATATCAAAATCGGTGACAGAGTTGTGGTGGGCGAAACAAAGATAG GCGCTGTTCGTTTCATTGGCGAAACTGAGTTCGCTAAAGGATGTTGGGTTGGCATTGAATTGGATGAGCCTGTGGGAAAGAATGATGGATCTGTTGCTGGGAAGAG GTATTTCTCATGCACCTTAAATCATGGACTCTTTGCGCTAATTCACAAAGTTCAAAAAGTTGGATTTCCCGCCACAACTCCAA GTCGGACAAAAGCTGCCGTAGGCAGTGCCGTGAAGAAAAGACCCGGTGTGAGGTCACCAGGGAGTTCAAATGCATCTGTGAGCAGCATAAGCTCTATATCAAGCATAAGCAAAAGACCTGCCaag CTTCGAACTGAAGTGTCGTCCCGATACAAGCAAAAAACGGCTGCCACTGGGGTCCAGGCATTGCAAGAAGCACTTGAGGAAAAACAGCAACATGTTGAATCTCTGATGGCTGAGCGTGACATGGAACGAAATCAGATGATGGAAGTTAATCTCACAGCAGCAGAGAAGCACGCTCAGTTGTCTAAACTTCAGGAAGCTcacgaaaac TACATGAAAGAAAAAGAGCAGGAATTGGACTCGCTGCGAGCTCTCATCGAAGAAGCTGATCGGGATAAAGTTCAACTCAGCCAGGAGCTGGAAGAATCAAAGAGGAATGTGGAAGATCTTCAGTTTCAAGTAGAGGAAGGGCAGATTTGTAAAGATGATTTAGAG TCTGACCTGTTGCAATTGCGAGGCCGATACAAAGAGATGGGAAGCAGTCTTCATATTGAACGAAACAGGTCAACCAGCTTACAGACCAGCCTGGAAGAAACCAGG GCCTCAACAGTTGGCGATAAGTCGGAATTAGATGAACAACAACGAAGCCTTGAAGCAGCCAATGGAAAGATTGAAGAACTATCTTTACAGCTAAATGAAGCTCAGAAAGAGCAACCTAAG GTTTCCGAAGATGATTCCCGCGTCTTCGAGTTGGAGGAGCAACTCGTTGAAGCTCGAGCAGGCCTTGAAGAGCAGGAGGATGCGATTGATAAGATGAAAGCGAAGTTGAAGTCAATTGAGGAAGAGAAATTAGAATTACTCAACGCGGTTCAGGATTTG GAATCGAATGCGACGGATATGGATGAGTTAGCAAGAGCTAGTGAAGCTGGTGCTGAACAAATCAGAAAACTAGAGCAAGACCTTGAAGATGCAAGGCAAAAG TGTGATGGACTGAATTCCTCTAACGCACAGTTACAACAACAATTGGATGAGATTCTACAAAGTTCCGGTGACAGCAATGCTCAAGTGAAAAGCTTGAGTGAAACACTTCACGCCAAAGAAAG TAAAATTTTGGAGCTTCAGTCCCTTCTGCAAGAATCAGCATCTGCAATAAAGTCCTTAAAG AATGAAAATGACAAACATGTTTCGGATAGTAAATCTTCAGAGAGTAAAATCGATGAACTCCTGCAGAAGAACTTGGACTTTGAAGAGAAATACAAAATGTTGTTGTCCGAAAGAGATAACCGAGAAAATGAGCTCCTTGCATCTCTTCAGCAAGATAAAGAACAATTAACTAATTTGGAAAATGAAAAGAGGACATTTGAAGCAATGTGCGGCGAACTTGAAACAAAAGCGTCCgtttttgaaaatgaagtTACTGAG ATTAAGTCGAAAAGCACTGAAGCTGAAAATGAATGGAAATTAAGGTTCGATTCCCTCGAAAAGGAGAAAGATGAAGCCGTAAAACTTCAGTCCGGCAGTGAAGAGCAG ATTGTCAGGTTGAGTGAGCAATTGGCCGACTTGCACAAAAGCCACAACAACACGAAACAAATGCTTGAGAATATGAGTCAGCAGAGTGGACAGGAAACGCAACATCTGTTGGAACAATT AAACACTGCGCAAGAGGAGTTGACTGAAACTAATAGGAAACTCAAAGAATTGCAGCAGGAGAAAGACTTTGCGCAGAGG GGCTTAGCAGAGCTGGAAGGAATATGTTCAAGtatcaaagaagaaaaattgAAGTTGCACTCACAGTTGGAGGAGTCTGAAACAAAACTATCCCAGTTCAGTGAG TTGAAGGAGGATGAGATTAAAGAGCTAGAAGATGCTAAACTCATCCTGGATCACAACCTTGCTGATGCACTGGTTCGTCATAAGCAGGAAACTAATGACAAGGATCAACACATTGCTGAGCTGCGGAGAAGTTTAAGTATTGCTGAAGAGGATAAAACCGCTGCGTTTAAAGCTTCCGATGGTCTCCAAACTGCTCTGGACAACACCAAGGATAAAAATCAGAATCTTGAacatgacatcacaatgaagAACAATGATTTGCAGAATGTTACAAACtctttaaatgaatttgaaCAGAAATATGAACATCTTCAAAAGGAAAGTGAATCACTGACGAATCAAatacaaacattgaaacacAACTTGGACTCAGCACTGACATCGTGTGATGAACTTAGGAACAACAATTCAAGTTTGACACGAAACCTTGAAGAAATTCAAGCTCTGATCACAGAGAAGGACACGAATATTGCTGGGCTTGAAACTGACATTTCTGCTTTAAAAAAGAACAAGGATGAACAAACTGCAGAGATTATTAAGCTTAAAACATCTCTTGGCTCCTTGGAGAAGACAAAATCTGGTCTGCAGGATGACTTGGCAAGATACTCAGAATTGTCAAGTGAATCCGAAAACAAACTACAG GTTGAGGAGGAACACAGATCAAcagtgaaaaattttgaagaagCAACAGccaattgtgatgtcataaacggACAACTACAGGAACTCTCAGGAAGTTTGCATGAAAAGGAAGATCATCTTCATCGAATGAAAGTGGAGAGAGACCGGTTAAAGTCTCTCCTGACTGAGAGTGAGGAAAATTCAAAATCTGATGATGCGCAGAGGATGAAGGTCACAGATGAACTGGAACAAACAAAATCGTCACTGTCAGAAGCATCAAAG AAAGTGAACAGCCTGCAGACAACGCTTGATGATAGCGAGGTTGCTCGTAACTCACTCGAAGCATCTCTTGCACTAGTTGAAGCGAACTGTGCTGGCCTCAATTGCAAACTTGTTGAATCAAATGACGACGTTGAGGAGAAAGCCAAG ATCATTCAAGCATTGGAGAAGGAAAAAGATTTACTTACGATAGAATCAACAAAACTGAATGAAAGTCTGATTTCCTCCAGTGATAAAGTCGCTTCTCTTGTGGAAGAAAACTCAACAAAGGATGCAGAGTTGGTGAAGATAAAGGAGAATCTTCATGAAAAGAGCGAACAAGCTCACAATTTGCAGCAGCAGCTTGACCTAAAATCTAATGAACAGGAGAGACTAAATGAAAAG GTTGCTCACTTGAATGCTGACATGTCCTCAATGAGAGAGAAACTTGAAGCGTCTGTAGCGGAGAGTGAAGCGAGAAATCAGAGAGCTGTGGAGAGTGTAAACGCTCTTCGCAACATCGAGACGGAGAAGCGGACACTGGAGGAGAAATTGAAGAGCATCACTGAGCAGCAAGGAAGTGTTGAGCAG AAATCATTTCAatatttggacaaaatccaaaCTCTTGAAAAAGCCAACGGCCAACTTAGCTCCGATATTGAGTTACAAGTTGATGCTTACCAGAAATTACAAACTATTTTCGATGAAATTTTCAA TGAGAGAGACAAACTGCTGGCAAAATGCCGTGATTTGGAAACCACCCTTGATAACGCCCATCAGGAGAAGTTAAGTACTGAAACTTTGCATAGaaataaagttaaagaaaTGGAAGACCGTGAAAACGAGTTGCAGAacgaaataaaaaagaatgtGGAGGCTTTTGACACTTTAAAACAG AAATCTGAAGCGGATGAAAACACGTTGAAATTACAGATAGACGACATGGATTCCCTCATGAGCAAACTGAAGGATTCTGAACAACGTTGCACGGAACTGGGTGAAAATGTCTCAAAACACTTGCAAGATATCAGCAATTTGCAGAATGAAATTACAGGCCGTACTGAGCggcagcaaaaacaaaacgaaGAAATTCTTCACCTGAAAGAGATCTGTGAAGAAAAGTCTCGAACTGCAGAAAAACTGGACAAAGATTTAAGCGACAGAAATGAAGAATTCAAAGCCCTTGTCAATGAGAAAGAAAATCTTCAAACCAACCTGGATGGGTTGAAAACCATGTTGCAGGAGACACAAGTGAAGTTGGAATCCTacatgaaagaaaatgaaactttaaatcaaaatttgaaTCATGTCAAGTCCGAAAACACAGAACTCGTagcaaaaatgcaaatgaACGGAGAGGATCTGCAGAAAGAGATGGCTCGGATATCCGAAGAAAAAGTTGAACTGAAATCAAATTGTGACAAATTAACCGCAGAGATAGATGCCGTTAAATCCGAACTGAGTACGGTGACAGCGTCATCTGAGCAACTTCGAGCTGATTTAAGCAAACTCAGAAGTGATAAGGAATTTGTGGATAATTTGTTACAGAGTAAAACGTCCGAGTATGGTGAACTTCACATCAGGTTTTCCACTCTATCAGTTgacaatgaaaattttcagaCTGAATTAGCAACTGCCGACTCAAAATTGCAAGATTTATCGACCGAATTCACTGCCCTAAAAACTGCCCATGACGCACTTACCTCTGAACTACTTACTGCCTCTAGTGAGAAAGAAGCCCTTTCCCAAAAGTTAACCGAATCGACTGAATTATGTCGCACTCATTCATCCGACCTTGATGCTACAAAATCGATGAACATCTCGCTTGAAGAAGAATTATCAACattaaaaactgaaatttcacatttcaagAAAACTATTGAATCCATGGAAAATGCACTTAACGATAgcaaaaataaagaaacacGTTTGCAATCTAACATAGAAGAAATTACCAAAGCTCGAGACCAAGTGATCAGTGAACTTGACACTGCAAAGCAAACCTTGTGCAATATTGAAACTGCCAAATCAGCGTTAGAAGAAAATCATCAACGATTGTTGAAAGACTTGGAGACCTCCAAAGGATCTGCCGATGTTCAGACCCAGGCACTCAG TGGCCAAGTCAACTCCTTGCAGCAACAGCTGGAGCAAGCTCAAGCGGAAAAAGTCCAACTTTCTTCCCAGATAACATCCCTCCAGTCTGACCTTGAAGTGGAAAAGCAAGGTCATGTGGATGCTCAGGATCAGCTCACAGAAGCAGAACAACATCGCATCAAACTTGACGATGagaaaaattttcttcgaaCCGAACTTATCAAGCTTCAGGAAGGTCTCAGTTTGAAAGAAGCAGAATTGCAAGAATTGAAAACTGAGAGAGCAAATTTCTCTTCGAAGAATGAAGAGCTAGAAGTAGCCATAAAAGAAAAGGAGATAAA aataaatgaaattataaaagtaaGCGAAGAAGAAAAGGAAAAGCTATCGATGGaacttgaaaaaataaacaatgaattaAAACAG GTTCAAATGGAAAAGTCAACCTTGAGCACAGActtaaatgaagaaaataaaacactcAAAGTTGAGATGGAACTACTACGCTCTACCAATGTCAAG ACTGACTCCGACAGCCAAGTTAAGATCGAGAGTTTGTTAAAAGAGAGAGATGAGGTTTTGTcggaaaaaaagaaatttgaagATGACCTAAAAGAACTCACTGCTCAGTTGAAAATTAGAGACGAG GAGCATGTGGCCCTGTCTGCcgataaaaacaaagtttcaaCAGAATTGGAGAAGACTTCAAAAGAGCTTTCTCTTGCTAACCAG AAATTTCTGAGTCTGCAAGAAGACATGAAACGTCTCAATGGTGATGAAAGGTCACATTCAGAACACATCTCGATTTtggaagaagaaaagaaaaac cTCTCGTCTGAAAAAGAAGCACTGTGGGCAAAGTTGTCAAAGATGGAAAAAAG CACACCCAGTTTGGAAGCAAG AGAAAATGCTCTGAAGAAGGAATTTGCAGCCGAACGAAACTCTCTTCAAAAATCTTTGGACATTACGACCTCTTTGGTGGAAGAAAAGAACAAAGAAATGGAAGCTTGTAGAAATGag ATCACTTATTTGAAAGGTGAGCAGGTCATGCTGGCGAGTCTTAAATCGAGTGTCACCCAACTTGAGGCGGAGAAACTCAAGCTGAGTGAGAGACTTCAACGAACTGAAAATGAACTTGCTATGAGCAAACCAACTCAAG CAAA